One genomic region from Onychostoma macrolepis isolate SWU-2019 chromosome 23, ASM1243209v1, whole genome shotgun sequence encodes:
- the ctnnbip1 gene encoding beta-catenin-interacting protein 1, whose product MNREEAPGKSPEEMYIQQKVRVLLMLKKMGSNLTPNEEAFLRNYAGVVHSQMSQLPQHPIDQGAEDVVMAFSRSETEDRRQ is encoded by the exons ATGAACCGAGAGGAAGCCCCTGGCAAGTCTCCTGAGGAGATGTACATCCAGCAGAAGGTGCGGGTGCTGCTCATGCTCAAGAAAATGGGATCAAAT CTGACACCAAACGAGGAAGCGTTTCTGCGGAATTATGCAGGCGTGGTGCACAGCCAGATGAGTCAGTTGCCACAGCACCCTATTGACCAGG GAGCTGAGGATGTGGTGATGGCCTTTTCAAGATCAGAGACCGAGGACAGGAGACAGTGA